The nucleotide window AAGACATCCACGACCCCGCCCATCTGCCAATGACGCGGCATCTCGCGGCGCGGCAAAAGCACCTCGCCCAGCTCGTCCCCCGCATCAAGAAAGAGACCGAAGGGCTGCTCGCGGAGGATCGTCAGTTGGGCGCGCTCGCCGATGTTTGCCATGATGGGATAAGTGAACCGCCAAGGCGCAAAGAACGCCAAGGTAGAGGTTAAAAACTGGGAGCGCGGAATTCATTCCGCTTTGAAGTTAGGTAGCCGGGCTGGGAAGCGGAACGAATTCCGCGCGCCAACTCGTCAGAGCAGCTTGCGCTTCTTCGGGTTCCGCTTCTTGCCGCCGAAGACGACTTCCTTGATATCGAAGGCCTCGGGATCGTACTCGCCGCGATACCAGCCGATCTGTCCATGCAGCGCCTCCATGTATTGGAAGGCACCGCCGAAGTCCTCCGGCGGGCAGGCACGGGCACCGTCGATCATCAGCGGGCCGGCTTCCTCGCCGTCCTCTCGCTTCTCCAGCACCACCTCGTGGATCCACTCCTCGGCGAAGTCGTAGCGGTAGAGCAGGCGCATCGGCAGGCGCTTCTTGCCGATGAAGTCGGCGAGCGTGATCTTCAGCTCGTCCTGGAATTCCCCGCCCTTCGGCACCTGGTCGGCCAGGCCGACGGGACCGATCACGTCGGTCAGGCGCTTGCCCTTGCCGTGGCGGAATTCGTGCGGGTGCTTGTTTTCCCAGCCCATCGCATCCTGGATCGCGTCATTGAGCTGGAGGAAATTGAAAGACGCGGGCACCGAAAAACGCCGCCAGATCTGCGGGGTGATCTGGTAGAGGAAGACTTTTACGACGATGCGCGGCTGGGACATGCACGGGAGCTTAGGAAAACCACAGCTCCCCGTGCAAACCAAACATCACTCGCCCTTCCGCAGGTGCAGGCTGGTCCGCGGCGCACCATCCGCCAGCCACTTCCGGTAGCTCAGGCCCTCGAGCTTTTCGAAGGACTTGCCGATTTCCTCCAGGCTCTTCTTCGATTGTTCACGGATCGCGTCGGGCTGTTCCTCCGTCAGTTCGTTCGCGAGGTCCTCAAGCTCCTTTTCTCCCAGCTTCTTCATCTCCTCGGTCCAGGCACGCAGCGGTGCGAAGTCGATTTCCGCGATCATCCCGGTCTCACTGCCACTGGCAGGTGTGGCCATGGATTTCGAGAAGCCGACCGCCATGGATTGGGAGGTGCCCATCATCCACAGCTTGTCATTCAGCGAAACGCCGGGGAGGAAATCCCCACCGATGAAGGGCAGCGGCGGATACCACGTCTCAAGCCCGCCGGACTCCAGTCGCTGAGGCAGGATGAGCGGATAATTTGTACCAGAGGCCTCGGAGGCCCACGCGGTGAGAGAGCGCCAGGAGGCGGCAAAGGTCTTCCCTGCGGCGTCGATCTTCGCGCGATCCGTCACCGGGCGGGCGATGAGGAAACGGGGAATCGTGGAATTGGCCACCGTCTCCTCGGAGATCCCCGGCACCGGCGGCATCTCGCCCTTAAAGTCCATGGCGAATGCCATCTCGTCACCGATGCCCGCGCGGAACTCGTCGTGGTAGCCGCGATTAAGATTGCGGACCTCGTCGATCAGGCGCGTGACGATCTCCTCCGGAATCACTCCCGCGCCGGCCGAGTCGGAATTCTGCACCTCGGTCACGATGGCCTCCACCAGCATGCCGAGCTGCTCCACCTGATCCCACCGGCGCTCCTTCCGCTCGCGATTCTGCACCCAGTGCATGCGGGCCGCGGGCTGCAGGGACACCGCGGCATCCGTCATCAGCAGTGGAGCGGTGTAGTCCAGACCGGGATCCGGCCATCCGCCGCGGCTCTCGTAGCGCCACCCCTGATCCTCGACGAGCACCGCCGACCACGCCATGGCGGCACGCCCCGCGAGGTCGCGGTCGATGTCCGCCATGCCGGAAAGGAGATCACGCATCAGGCGCTCGTCCTTCACCGGAGGACGGATGGCGCGAGCAAGTCCGCTCCAGTATTCCGAGCTGTCCAGCCACGGCAGGACGGCGCGAACGATGGGCTCCGAAAGATAGCTCGCTCCCAGGACGCGCTTCTCCGCGTACCCTTGCGTCCACTTCAGGGCATCGGTGGCAGCCAGGGAGTCCTCCGGCTTCTCCGCGAAGCGCAGGCCTTCCTTGCCATTGCCCAGATAGACGAGCACCCGGCCATCCAAAACCCCGGACGCGACGGTGAACCGCATGTTCTCCAGCGCGACCAGCATCCGCTCGATCCGCTCGGGTGAAAGTCTCTCCATGACCTCCGCGGCCACTTCCTCCTTTTGCAAATCCTCGCGAATCCCCGCCACCAGATCGCCGAAGGCATCGCGGCCCGAGAGCTCGTAGCCCTTCATCGTGGTGCCGGAGGACTCGAAGCTCACGGGAGCCGCCTTTTCATTGGCTGAAAACATCTGATCCAGCCCTTCACCCAGCGACTTGAGGCATTCCTCCAACTTGCTCGCATCGGGACGCCAGCCCATCACCACGGTCGGCACCTGGAGGCGCGAGTCCTTTTCCAGGGCATCCATCCACCGCTCCATGAGATCCGCGTAGAGGCTTTCCTCCAGGGCGGAGAAGTCGGGCTCACCCTCTTTCTTCGCCATGGAATCCAGCGCGGCACCCAAGGCGAACTCCGTCCATGCGGCGGAGAATCCGCGGTAGCTCTTGCCCACTGTCTCGAGCTGCCCGCCGAGGCCGGGGCCGATGAAAAGGAAAGCCTCATCCCCCACCAGCGCGGAGAACTCCTCGGTTTTCTCGAGGATCTTCGCGATCTCCTCCTTGTTCTCTTCGACGTCCGGCAGCGTCATGAAGGGCTTGATGAAATTCACGACGGTATCGCTGGTTCCATAGCCCGCGATAAACACGTCCGCGTCCGCAGGAATGCGCGTCGCGATGCCGAGATGCGTGGCAATGGGCACCGGTGCGGGAGTCTTACCTTGCGCCGCTGCCTCCTCAGCCGGAGTGGCGGTCGTCTGGGCGGGGCTTTCCTTCTTCTGGCATCCGGTCGAAATCACCGCCGTGGCCGCGATCAGGCATGCGAATTTTTTCATCTCACACAGTCATGTCCATGTGGGTTCTTCCGGCCAAGTATAATCCCGCATTGTGACTCCACCCGCCGCGGCTAAGGTCGCCCCGGAAGATGGGCGAAGTCGTGGATCCCGGCCTTGAGAAAACCCGCCGCTACCTGCCGTGGGTGGTGGCGGTGGCGCTATTCATGCAGCAGCTCGACGGCACCATCGTGAATACCGCGGTGCCGACGATGGCGGCGTCGCTCGGCGTCGAGTCGCTGAGCCTGAAGTCCGTGCTCACCAGCTACACCATCGCCATCGGCGTGCTCATCCCGCTGAGCGGCTGGCTGGCCGACCGCTTTGGCACGAAGCGTGTCTTCGGCTTCGCGGTGGCGGTCTTCACGCTCGGCTCGCTGGCCTGCGGACTCTCACAAAACCTGCCCATGCTGGTCGCGTCGCGTGTCCTTCAAGGCGTGGGTGCCGCCTTCATGATGCCGGTCGGGAGAATCGCGCTGCTGAAGACCTTCCCGAAATCCGGCATCCTGCGGGCGATGAATTTCGTGATCATTCCCGCGCTGTTAGGCCCGCTGCTCGGCCCGCTCACCGGCGGGGTGATCGTCCACTGGCTGCCGTGGCGGATGATCTTCCTCATCAATATCCCCATCGGCCTGTTAGGACTCTGGCTGGTGAAGCAGCACATGCCCGACCATCGCGCGATCAAGGCCGATCGCCTTGATACCGCGGGCTTCCTCCTCTTCGGCAGTGGCGTTGCCCTGCTCTCGTGGGTGCTGGAGATCTTCGGCGAGCACTCGATGGACACGCTGCCGGTCGCCTGCCTCGCGGCGCTTTCACTGGTGCTGATCGGAGCCTATCTGTGGCGGGCGAAGCGGACGCCGCAGCCACTGCTCCCGGTGGATCTCTTCAAGGTCCGCACCTTCCGCGTCTCCGTCGTCGGGGGATTCGTCACGCGCCTCGGCATCAGCGGCATGCCCTTCCTGCTGCCGCTGCTCTATCAGCTCGGCATGGGCTTCACTCCGTGGCAGGCGGGCCTGCTGGTCATGCCGCAGGCGGCGGCGGCCATCGGCATGAAGCTCCTCACGCAGCGCATCCTCGGCCGCTTCGGCCACAAGCAGGTGCTGGTGGTGAATACGCTGCTCATGGGCGTCCTCATCGCCGCCTTCTCGCAGGTCGGCCCCGGCACGCCGGTCTGGGTCATCCTGCTCTTCAGCATGGCGCAGGGGTGCGTGTCCGCCCTGCAATTCACCGCGATGAACACGCTCGCCTATGCCGACACCAGCGATGAGCAGGCCAGCGACGCCAGCACCATCGCAAGCACGGGCCAGCAGCTTTCCATCAGCTTCGGCATCGCCTTCGCGTCGCTCGTCACCGGGGCCTTCCTCGGCAGCATCGACCGGTCGGACGCGGTGCTGCTCGTCCCCGCGCTGCACAAGGCCTTCCTGCTGCTAGGCGCGGTCAGCATCGCGAGCGCCGCCACCTTCCTCACGCTGAAAAAGTCCGACGGGGGGAATGTCAGCGGCCACGGTCAGGCCCAGCCGGAAGGTCACTGAATCACCTTCCTCGCCGCCAGCCACAACACGGCCGGCACCAGCAGGCTGAAAACAAGTGCCCACCCCGGAGCCTCGCGCCCCGCCGCGCCGATCCACGCGAAAAGATACCCCACCGGCAAGCTCCCGCAGGCCAGCGACGCCACGAACCGACCGAAGGGCATCCGCACCAGGCCCGCCGTGCAGGAGATCGCCTCCGGCAGGATCGGCAGCGACCGCGAAAGCGCGATCATCCAGCCGCCCCCGCGGGCGAAAAGCAGCCTGCCTTTCTCGAAATCCCTATCGCCTAAAAGCTTCCGCGCCGCGCGCTCCCCCACCAGACGCCCGACGCCATAGCCGCAGAGGCCCGCCGTCATCGACCCCGCCGCCGCGACCAGCCCTCCCAGCGCGAGGCCATACACATAGCCCAGCGCCGACATCACCACCGTGCCCGGCACCGGCAGCACCAGATCCGCCGCCAGCAGCCAGATCCCCGCCGCCCAAGCCCACGGCCCCGCCCTCTCCAGCCACGCCACCGACCCGGCCAGAGAGAAGCTCTCTTCCCACGATCCTCCCCACAGCACCCAGCCTAGAAGAATGACTGCAGAAATCGCGATGAACCAAATGACCAGTCGCATGGCAGCAGGGAACAAAGGCCCTCCAGACAAGCGGTCAAGGCAAGGATGAACACCCGTTCACCATGTAATCACACGGACCTCAGCCGTGCGAATTGTCACCACGCATTATCTCGACAGTTCCACAGATCTCCATCTCAACTCCAACGCATGCGTTCCCTCCTCAGCGCCTCGCGCTACCGCAATCCAGCGAAGGGCATCTCCCGACTCCCGAGATATGCCATGATCGCCGTCACCGCCCTGCTTGGCACCTTTGCCCGGGGTCAAGATGGTCCGGCGGACGAGCACCTCGATGTCACTCCCCGCTCGCTCCGGTTCACCCTCCGGTCCGGCGAAAAAGTCACCGAGCAGCTCACCCTCGAGAATCCATCGAGCCAGCCCATGGACTGGAATCTCTCGGTCCGCGGGTCGGATGGATATTCATCATCGCTTGAAGGCTCCCTGTCCGCTCTCCAGGACCGCCATGCGGCCCTGCTCGACGCCTTGCCTCCCGGTGCCATCCAATTCGGGGGAGGAGTGACGGGCAGCAGCATCAACGAGTCACCCCTTCAGGAAGCGAACAAGCTCTCCACGAACCTGAGCAGCGAACTCCCCTACTCCGACGGCGTCATCCGCGAGTCCTCTGCTTTTGGCACGGGTGGTCGCTATTTCACCCTCAAGTTGC belongs to Luteolibacter flavescens and includes:
- a CDS encoding plasmid pRiA4b ORF-3 family protein, coding for MSQPRIVVKVFLYQITPQIWRRFSVPASFNFLQLNDAIQDAMGWENKHPHEFRHGKGKRLTDVIGPVGLADQVPKGGEFQDELKITLADFIGKKRLPMRLLYRYDFAEEWIHEVVLEKREDGEEAGPLMIDGARACPPEDFGGAFQYMEALHGQIGWYRGEYDPEAFDIKEVVFGGKKRNPKKRKLL
- a CDS encoding TVP38/TMEM64 family protein; its protein translation is MRLVIWFIAISAVILLGWVLWGGSWEESFSLAGSVAWLERAGPWAWAAGIWLLAADLVLPVPGTVVMSALGYVYGLALGGLVAAAGSMTAGLCGYGVGRLVGERAARKLLGDRDFEKGRLLFARGGGWMIALSRSLPILPEAISCTAGLVRMPFGRFVASLACGSLPVGYLFAWIGAAGREAPGWALVFSLLVPAVLWLAARKVIQ
- a CDS encoding DHA2 family efflux MFS transporter permease subunit — encoded protein: MGEVVDPGLEKTRRYLPWVVAVALFMQQLDGTIVNTAVPTMAASLGVESLSLKSVLTSYTIAIGVLIPLSGWLADRFGTKRVFGFAVAVFTLGSLACGLSQNLPMLVASRVLQGVGAAFMMPVGRIALLKTFPKSGILRAMNFVIIPALLGPLLGPLTGGVIVHWLPWRMIFLINIPIGLLGLWLVKQHMPDHRAIKADRLDTAGFLLFGSGVALLSWVLEIFGEHSMDTLPVACLAALSLVLIGAYLWRAKRTPQPLLPVDLFKVRTFRVSVVGGFVTRLGISGMPFLLPLLYQLGMGFTPWQAGLLVMPQAAAAIGMKLLTQRILGRFGHKQVLVVNTLLMGVLIAAFSQVGPGTPVWVILLFSMAQGCVSALQFTAMNTLAYADTSDEQASDASTIASTGQQLSISFGIAFASLVTGAFLGSIDRSDAVLLVPALHKAFLLLGAVSIASAATFLTLKKSDGGNVSGHGQAQPEGH